One stretch of Vicia villosa cultivar HV-30 ecotype Madison, WI unplaced genomic scaffold, Vvil1.0 ctg.001020F_1_1, whole genome shotgun sequence DNA includes these proteins:
- the LOC131632785 gene encoding uncharacterized protein LOC131632785 translates to MAEIPFSDFATNPSNPYYLHPNENPSLTLVTPPLDHSNYISWSRSMRVALISKNKLRFIDGTFVQPAQGHLLHDPWLRCNNMVLSWLQRSISENIAQSILWIDQAHAVWKNLETRFAQGDIFKVSDLQDDLSNLHQGTLDVSTYFTKLTSIWEQIDSLRPTRDCTCAIPCTCGAATDLRKYKDQDRVLKFLKGLTDSFATVRSQIFLLEPIPSLEKTFSMVLGQERRSHVPLSDSTDISSMAMAFHPTTAFGGASSRGRGRTSPGRGNFPPRTCTHCGRHNHTNPAPAITLSPLLQNNLWLPFNTNTTKYFSSYNNIKSLLLLSLMDALKMVLPSLM, encoded by the exons ATGGCAGAAATCCCCTTTTCTGATTTCGCCACCAATCCCTCAAACCCTTATTACCTTCACCCCAATGAAAACCCTTCCCTCACCCTCGTCACACCCCCTCTTGATCATAGCAATTACATTTCTTGGTCAAGATCGATGAGAGTTGCCCTAATTTCAAAGAACAAACTTCGTTTTATCGACGGAACCTTTGTTCAACCTGCTCAAGGTCACCTCTTGCACGATCCATGGCTCCGCTGCAACAACATGGTCCTCTCATGGCTTCAACGTTCTATATCAGAAAACATTGCTCAATCAATTCTCTGGATCGATCAAGCTCATGCTGTTTGGAAAAATTTGGAAACAAGATTTGCTCAAGGTGACATTTTCAAAGTTTCAGATCTGCAAGATGACCTCTCCAACCTCCATCAAGGAACCCTAGACGTTTCAACATATTTCACTAAACTCACCTCAATTTGGGAACAAATCGATTCGCTTCGTCCAACACGTGATTGCACTTGCGCCATCCCCTGCACATGTGGAGCTGCTACTGATCTTCGGAAATACAAAGACCAAGATCGTGTTCTCAAATTCCTCAAAGGCCTCACTGATTCTTTCGCAACGGTTCGTTCTCAAATATTTCTTCTAGAACCCATTCCCTCTTTGGAGAAAACCTTCTCCATGGTCTTAGGTCAAGAACGCAGATCTCATGTGCCTCTCTCTGACTCCACTGATATCTCTTCGATGGCGATGGCTTTTCACCCTACTACTGCCTTTGGGGGAGCTTCATCTCGTGGTCGTGGCAGAACATCCCCAGGTCGTGGCAATTTTCCCCCACGCACTTGTACTCACTGCGGTCGTCACAATCACACT AATCCAGCTCCAGCGATCACACTATCACCTCTCCTCCAGAACAATCTTTGGCTTCCATtcaacaccaatacaaccaaaTACTTCAGCTCCTACAACAACATCAAATCTCTCCTGCTCCTATCCCTAATGGATGCCCTCAAGATGGTGCTACCCTCCCTAATGTGA
- the LOC131632787 gene encoding uncharacterized protein LOC131632787, with protein sequence MAVSQEDIAYEIFSWLPAKIICKFKLTCTSFSKFSEESSFKTKQSCNLLGMSDACFFLQHDQISQRYLKRIEFHHLPKEQQLSGVPNNVLTFLSNSACILASSNGLLLCHTINEDPIELFICNPITKSRFFIPSPESFRKIHNFSTVNVMLDCSNSSSSDDYFILLLENTEEWSPTSYACNIYHGKQGVWKSLENNFLSGGRNMKFDMPVFYNGAVHFISDCSDYFMRSSPFYKPYIVSYHFEKGTSTILKLPREAIKGFHIECDMGIFNWGKVTSFNSSICLVKLRKSVFSIWILKDYKSRSWKKILKVRANALGLEEKDAHVTRFTVMNGNILIFSTEHKIYSCGLDEETFMMVEEIGSHNCGSNPHFLSYSNTLRSCGTNAQTMPC encoded by the coding sequence ATGGCAGTCTCTCAAGAAGACATTGCTTATGAGATATTTTCTTGGTTACCCGCAAAAATCATTTGTAAATTTAAATTAACTTGTACTTCATTCTCCAAATTTTCCGAAGaatcttctttcaaaacaaaacaatcttGTAATTTGTTAGGGATGAGTGATGCGTGCTTCTTCCTTCAACATGATCAAATAAGTCAAAGATATCTAAAAAGGATTGAGTTTCACCATTTACCTAAAGAGCAACAACTTTCTGGTGTTCCTAACAATGTTTTGACGTTCTTATCAAACTCAGCTTGTATTCTAGCTTCTAGTAATGGTTTGCTTCTTTGTCATACCATTAATGAAGATCCAATTGAATTGTTTATTTGCAATCCAATTACAAAGTCTCGCTTTTTCATTCCTTCTCCTGAGTCATTTAGAAAAATCCATAACTTTTCTACTGTAAATGTCATGTTAGATTGTTCTAACAGCTCTTCTTCTGATGACTATTTCATACTTCTTTTAGAAAACACAGAAGAATGGTCACCAACTAGTTATGCATGCAATATATATCATGGAAAACAAGGCGTGTGGAAATCATTGGAAAACAACTTTTTAAGTGGTGGTAGGAATATGAAATTTGACATGCCGGTGTTTTATAATGGAGCCGTTCACTTCATCTCAGATTGCTCGGATTACTTTATGAGGTCGAGTCCTTTTTATAAGCCTTACATAGTGTCTTATCATTTTGAAAAAGGAACTTCAACTATTCTTAAATTGCCAAGGGAAGCTATAAAAGGTTTTCACATCGAGTGTGACATGGGCATATTTAATTGGGGTAAAGTGACAAGTTTCAATAGTTCTATTTGTTTAGTGAAATTAAGAAAGTCTGTTTTTTCCATTTGGATTTTAAAAGATTACAAGTCACGttcatggaaaaagattttgaaggtGAGAGCGAATGCATTGGGGTTAGAAGAGAAAGATGCTCATGTTACCAGATTTACTGTCATGAACggcaatattttaattttttctactgAACACAAGATTTATAGTTGTGGTTTGGATGAAGAAACATTCATGATGGTTGAAGAAATAGGCTCACACAATTGTGGATCTAATCCTCACTTTCTTTCTTACTCAAACACTCTTCGTTCGTGTGGGACTAATGCTCAAACCATGCCTTGTTAG
- the LOC131632786 gene encoding F-box protein At5g07610-like, which yields MAVSQEDIAYEIFSWLPAKIIFKFKLTCTSFSKFPEESPFKTKQSCNLLGMSDACFFLQHDQISQRYQKRIELHHLPKEQQLSGVPNNVLTFLSNSACILASSNGLLLCHTINEDPIELFICNPITKSCFFIPSPESFRKIHNFSTINVMLDCSNSSSSNDYFIFLLENTAEWSPTSYACNIYHGKQGVWKSMENNFLSGGRNMKFDMPVFYNGAVHFISDCSDYFMRPSPFFKPYIMSYDLEKGTSTILKLPREAIKGFHIECDMGIFNWGKVTSFNSSICLVKLRKSVFSIWILKDYNSCSWKKILKVRANALGLEEKDAHVTGFTVMNGNILIFSTEHKIYSCGLDEETFMMVEEIGSHNCGSNPHFLSYSNTLRSCGTNAQTMPC from the coding sequence ATGGCAGTCTCTCAAGAAGACATTGCTTATGAGATATTTTCTTGGTTACCcgcaaaaatcatttttaaatttaaattaacttGCACTTCATTTTCTAAATTTCCAGAAGaatctcctttcaaaacaaagcaATCTTGTAATTTGTTAGGGATGAGTGATGCATGTTTCTTCCTCCAACATGATCAAATTAGTCAGAGATATCAAAAAAGGATTGAGTTGCACCATTTACCTAAAGAGCAACAACTTTCTGGTGTTCCTAACAATGTTTTAACGTTCCTATCAAACTCAGCTTGTATTCTAGCTTCTAGTAATGGTTTGCTTCTTTGTCATACCATTAATGAAGATCCAATTGAATTGTTTATTTGCAATCCAATTACAAAGTCTTGCTTTTTCATTCCTTCTCCTGAGTCATTTAGAAAAATCCATAACTTTTCTACTATAAATGTCATGTTAGATTGTTCTAACAGCTCTTCTTCTAATGACTATTtcatatttcttttagaaaacacAGCAGAATGGTCACCAACCAGTTATGCATGCAATATATATCATGGAAAACAAGGCGTGTGGAAATCAATGGAAAACAACTTTTTAAGTGGTGGTAGGAATATGAAATTTGACATGCCGGTGTTTTACAATGGAGCCGTTCACTTCATCTCAGATTGCTCAGATTACTTTATGAGACCGAGTCCTTTTTTTAAGCCTTACATAATGTCTTATGATTTGGAAAAAGGAACTTCAACTATTCTTAAATTGCCGAGGGAAGCTATAAAAGGTTTTCACATCGAGTGTGACATGGGCATATTTAATTGGGGTAAAGTGACAAGTTTCAATAGTTCTATTTGTTTAGTGAAATTAAGAAAGTCTGTTTTTTCCATTTGGATTTTAAAAGATTACAACTCATGttcatggaaaaagattttgaaggtGAGAGCGAATGCATTGGGGTTAGAAGAGAAAGATGCTCATGTTACCGGATTTACTGTCATGAACggcaatattttaattttttctactgAACACAAGATTTATAGTTGTGGTTTGGATGAAGAAACATTCATGATGGTTGAAGAAATAGGCTCACACAATTGTGGATCTAATCCTCACTTTCTTTCTTACTCAAACACTCTTCGTTCGTGTGGGACTAATGCTCAAACCATGCCTTGCTAG